The Acidobacteriota bacterium genome includes a region encoding these proteins:
- a CDS encoding tetratricopeptide repeat protein — protein MSDTARATTAVPWRRAGLIVTAALVVKLVVLFQLWDHPLLAPHGELDTAYYVALSERIATEGVLASTGAFIVSPLYVYFLAVVYAAGGTLLAAQLVQVGLGALAVGVLFATACHWFGRRAALAAAALAILTGFFTFSEVLILQSALDPFLVSCALYSLTRTMAGGGPWAFGAAGASLGLLALNRPNALVFAGAAAAAVFVVQWRQTAADHASRGTRVARAAILLASLLAVLAANAVRNYAVSGQAVVIASHGGLNLYIGNHDRADGTYTPVPDITPSIFGQASDATRVAESAAGRTLTPAEVSNYFTRRAVDWVTAHPADALRLWIRKIGILLNRVDVPLNYSYAFYAREPASFLRVLAVGPWLILPFGLIGLCWPALGANRRGYWVWAMFVPVYGAAVVLFFVSDRYRMPLLVPLCATAGAALVRFFDLARARQFVALRMPAAAVAVVALVTFANLGLDSGLGGEQTRKAVWLVEQGSFDEARRYVEQVANQHSHPGVLRFRVGQALLDARRHDEAADLLAQAMAIDGPRPAIRLALGEALVGAGRAAAAIAHLEATYDSGYDSGVAGPLLVRALGLAGRPDDAVRRFSDMPDSVVGNAAEVSLDFGTLALERGAIAEATPWLRLAVERAPDRAEAHEKLGLAIFLQGDPRTALPHLERALRLDPAQASAHLNLAVLYAELGRFADARKQAAEALRLDPAEPRAADLLKALPK, from the coding sequence CCGCCTACTACGTGGCCCTCAGCGAGCGCATCGCGACCGAAGGCGTGTTGGCGTCCACCGGGGCGTTCATCGTGTCACCACTCTACGTGTACTTCCTCGCGGTCGTGTACGCGGCCGGAGGCACCTTGTTGGCGGCGCAGCTGGTCCAGGTCGGCCTGGGAGCCCTGGCCGTCGGCGTGTTGTTCGCCACCGCGTGCCACTGGTTTGGCCGGCGGGCGGCGCTGGCGGCCGCGGCGCTGGCGATCCTGACCGGCTTCTTCACATTCAGCGAAGTGCTGATCCTGCAGTCTGCCCTGGACCCTTTCCTTGTCTCGTGCGCGCTGTACTCGCTGACGCGGACGATGGCGGGCGGCGGCCCATGGGCGTTCGGGGCCGCCGGCGCCTCTTTGGGATTGCTCGCACTGAACCGGCCCAATGCGTTGGTCTTCGCGGGCGCCGCGGCCGCCGCGGTCTTCGTGGTCCAGTGGCGGCAGACCGCCGCCGATCACGCAAGTCGCGGGACGCGGGTCGCCCGCGCGGCGATCCTGTTGGCTTCCCTGCTGGCCGTCCTCGCCGCCAACGCGGTGCGCAACTATGCCGTGTCGGGGCAGGCGGTCGTGATTGCGTCGCATGGCGGGCTCAATCTCTACATCGGCAACCACGATCGCGCCGACGGCACCTACACCCCCGTGCCGGACATCACGCCATCGATCTTTGGACAGGCCAGCGACGCCACCCGCGTGGCCGAGTCGGCCGCGGGTCGGACACTCACGCCCGCCGAGGTGTCGAACTACTTCACCAGGCGAGCCGTTGACTGGGTGACGGCCCATCCCGCCGACGCACTCCGGCTGTGGATCCGCAAGATCGGGATCCTGCTGAACCGCGTGGACGTTCCCCTGAACTACAGCTATGCGTTTTACGCGCGTGAGCCAGCCTCGTTTCTGCGCGTGCTGGCCGTCGGTCCGTGGCTGATTCTGCCGTTCGGCCTGATCGGGCTCTGCTGGCCGGCGCTCGGCGCGAACCGCCGCGGCTACTGGGTGTGGGCCATGTTCGTCCCGGTGTACGGGGCCGCGGTGGTGCTGTTCTTCGTCTCGGACCGCTACCGGATGCCCCTGCTCGTGCCCCTGTGTGCCACGGCGGGCGCCGCACTGGTCCGGTTCTTCGACCTGGCGCGCGCCCGCCAGTTCGTCGCGCTCCGGATGCCGGCGGCTGCGGTGGCGGTGGTCGCGCTGGTCACGTTCGCCAATCTCGGTCTCGACTCTGGCCTCGGCGGCGAGCAGACGCGCAAGGCCGTCTGGCTCGTCGAGCAGGGATCGTTCGACGAGGCCCGCCGCTACGTCGAACAGGTCGCGAACCAGCACAGTCACCCGGGCGTGCTGCGATTCCGCGTCGGGCAAGCACTGCTCGACGCGCGCCGTCACGACGAGGCGGCCGACCTCCTGGCTCAAGCGATGGCGATCGATGGCCCGCGGCCGGCGATCCGGCTCGCCCTGGGGGAAGCCCTGGTGGGTGCCGGCCGGGCGGCGGCGGCCATTGCCCATCTGGAGGCCACCTACGACAGCGGCTACGACAGCGGTGTCGCCGGGCCATTGCTCGTGCGCGCCCTGGGTCTGGCCGGCCGGCCAGATGACGCCGTCCGCCGGTTTTCGGACATGCCGGACTCGGTGGTGGGAAATGCCGCGGAGGTCTCGCTTGATTTCGGGACGCTGGCCCTCGAGCGCGGCGCGATTGCCGAGGCGACCCCGTGGCTGCGTCTCGCGGTCGAGCGGGCGCCCGATCGGGCCGAGGCACACGAGAAACTGGGCCTGGCGATCTTCCTGCAGGGGGATCCGCGCACGGCCCTCCCGCATCTCGAACGCGCCCTCCGTCTCGACCCGGCGCAGGCCAGCGCCCACCTCAACCTGGCCGTGCTGTATGCCGAACTCGGCAGGTTTGCCGACGCCCGAAAGCAGGCGGCGGAAGCGCTTCGCCTCGATCCGGCCGAGCCCCGCGCCGCGGACCTGCTCAAGGCCCTTCCGAAGTAA
- a CDS encoding TonB-dependent receptor: MKRLARFGMLSLVVTLASVLTATAQTTGGSLRGFVKDDQGGALPGVTVTATSPDMIQPATAVTDGTGYYRLINLPPGPYKIAAELAGFSTYMREGILLRAAVNFQVDITMALGTLSETITVSGDSPMLEVSKPGNVLNIDGEFQKAMPLAARRNWTDFLEQTPGVHSRPFDDGSGRSVYFGHATEHFAHVVQLEGMQAGNYNDFQLTYVQMGSDMIQDTQVKTGGADAGTPMGTGLAINVITKSGGNTFKGTAGYAYQPLNWSGDNTSHRTEFALTGPLATHSTCPDKKCVSTGGTPVQADIGQFDGSFGGPIVKDRAWFFGSFRKSAVETQISRNSKNVDDIKKFYPNATLFPQQIKGYQPYVKITTRVGASHELSGFFQRDRTHGQSNWAYFFDPINVYSNGGNVYSGKLTSTWGQRLTTTFSAGYNNKSGNDNDTYKAFGFDAQGPNIAIYDGTRLSSGLITGNALILEGGNNQTRTFVPASLYLFRGDVTYYQDGWAGSHEFATGFFIEPQNIYDQRTEYTNGGFFREYRTVVDMNDPSKGTLPFRRDYADPISLQTRQARDSNYAFYAQDSWKPTARLTANLGVRFDFVKRVDEVKGITRQKSWTVQPRLGATYLLTDDAKNVLRASYARLGEQVMGRDGVTTFGADDTVSFRREYDNNLDGVFETTVLAPASTRALAAQQIAPGLHQPYLDEFIVGFRRQFGWQVGLDVGYINRAYKHMWATTDINGKYPSAPGQPFQGFGLVDPNQGIVLQQTNNTWSQLKYQALEVTMTKNMSHGFQFIAGLNRQWHKMDGTWNPTDPARFVQPDHFANNANLYMPRGNNDGNSLPDTGNALSYGPTWMKYRVNFGGVWQAPWGINVAGNVTVQAGPWSGSPLYQLSATDPDVVKYGPATFTLANGSTAPNPLRTRNRYVFSNRGEGQVQSPTITTAGLKLGKVVKYDRYQVEVAANIYNLFNGGNYTQYNYNSAYQSWSSNFLLMANQQPARAFQLTIVGRF, translated from the coding sequence ATGAAGAGACTTGCACGATTCGGGATGCTGTCGCTCGTCGTGACGCTCGCAAGCGTCCTGACGGCGACGGCGCAGACCACTGGCGGCAGCCTGCGCGGCTTCGTCAAGGACGACCAGGGCGGGGCCCTGCCGGGTGTCACGGTGACTGCGACCAGCCCGGACATGATCCAGCCGGCCACCGCCGTCACCGACGGCACCGGCTACTACCGCCTCATTAACCTGCCACCGGGCCCGTACAAGATCGCCGCAGAACTGGCCGGCTTCTCGACCTACATGCGCGAGGGCATTCTGCTGCGCGCGGCCGTGAACTTCCAGGTCGACATCACGATGGCACTCGGCACGCTGTCCGAGACCATCACCGTCTCGGGCGACTCGCCCATGCTGGAGGTCAGCAAGCCGGGCAACGTCCTGAACATCGACGGCGAGTTCCAGAAGGCCATGCCGCTGGCCGCCCGTCGTAACTGGACCGACTTCCTGGAACAGACGCCCGGCGTCCACTCCCGGCCCTTCGACGACGGCAGTGGGCGATCGGTCTACTTCGGCCACGCCACCGAACACTTCGCCCACGTCGTGCAGCTCGAGGGCATGCAGGCGGGCAACTACAACGACTTCCAGCTCACCTACGTGCAGATGGGGTCGGACATGATTCAAGACACCCAGGTCAAGACGGGCGGGGCCGACGCCGGCACGCCGATGGGCACGGGGCTGGCGATCAACGTGATCACCAAGAGCGGCGGCAACACCTTCAAAGGCACCGCCGGCTACGCCTACCAGCCGCTCAACTGGAGCGGCGACAACACCTCTCACCGGACGGAATTCGCCCTGACCGGGCCGCTCGCCACCCACTCGACCTGCCCCGACAAGAAGTGCGTGTCGACGGGCGGCACGCCGGTGCAGGCCGACATCGGGCAATTCGATGGTTCGTTCGGCGGACCGATCGTCAAGGACCGGGCCTGGTTCTTCGGCTCATTCCGTAAGTCGGCCGTCGAGACCCAGATCAGCCGGAACTCGAAGAACGTGGACGACATCAAGAAGTTCTATCCCAACGCCACGTTGTTCCCGCAGCAGATCAAGGGCTACCAGCCTTACGTCAAGATCACCACGCGCGTCGGCGCCAGCCACGAGCTGTCGGGGTTCTTCCAGCGCGACCGCACCCACGGCCAGAGCAACTGGGCGTACTTCTTCGACCCGATCAACGTGTATTCGAACGGCGGCAACGTCTACAGCGGAAAGCTCACGTCGACGTGGGGCCAGCGACTGACGACGACGTTTTCAGCCGGCTACAACAACAAGAGCGGCAACGACAACGACACCTACAAGGCGTTCGGGTTCGACGCCCAGGGACCGAACATCGCCATCTACGACGGGACACGGCTCTCGAGCGGCCTGATCACGGGCAACGCGCTCATCCTCGAGGGCGGCAACAACCAGACCCGGACTTTCGTGCCAGCCTCGTTGTACCTGTTTCGCGGCGACGTGACCTATTACCAGGATGGCTGGGCAGGCTCCCACGAGTTCGCGACCGGGTTCTTCATCGAACCGCAGAACATCTACGATCAGCGGACCGAGTACACCAACGGCGGGTTCTTCCGAGAGTACCGGACGGTGGTGGACATGAACGATCCGTCGAAGGGCACCCTGCCGTTCCGCCGTGACTACGCCGACCCCATCAGCCTGCAGACCCGGCAGGCCCGCGACAGCAACTACGCGTTCTACGCGCAAGACAGTTGGAAGCCCACCGCCCGGCTGACGGCGAACCTCGGGGTACGGTTCGATTTCGTCAAGCGCGTGGACGAGGTGAAGGGCATCACGCGGCAGAAATCCTGGACCGTGCAGCCTCGACTGGGCGCCACCTACCTCCTGACCGACGATGCCAAGAACGTCCTGCGCGCCAGTTACGCCCGCCTGGGCGAGCAGGTGATGGGTCGCGACGGCGTCACGACTTTCGGCGCCGACGACACGGTGTCGTTCCGCCGGGAGTACGACAACAACCTCGACGGCGTGTTCGAGACCACCGTGCTCGCGCCGGCGTCGACGAGGGCCCTGGCCGCACAGCAGATCGCGCCCGGCCTGCATCAGCCGTACCTCGACGAGTTCATCGTCGGCTTCCGGCGGCAGTTCGGCTGGCAGGTTGGCCTGGATGTCGGCTACATCAACCGCGCCTACAAGCACATGTGGGCGACCACCGACATCAACGGCAAGTATCCCAGTGCGCCGGGCCAGCCCTTTCAGGGTTTCGGCCTGGTCGATCCGAACCAGGGGATCGTCTTGCAGCAGACGAACAACACGTGGAGCCAGCTCAAGTACCAGGCACTTGAAGTGACCATGACCAAGAACATGTCGCACGGGTTCCAGTTCATTGCCGGCCTCAACCGGCAGTGGCACAAAATGGACGGCACCTGGAACCCGACCGACCCGGCCCGGTTCGTGCAGCCGGACCACTTCGCCAACAACGCCAACCTCTACATGCCGCGCGGCAACAACGACGGCAACTCGCTGCCCGATACGGGCAACGCCCTGAGCTACGGCCCGACGTGGATGAAGTACCGCGTCAACTTCGGCGGGGTCTGGCAGGCGCCCTGGGGCATCAACGTGGCCGGCAACGTCACGGTGCAGGCGGGCCCGTGGTCGGGATCGCCGTTGTATCAGCTGTCGGCGACCGATCCCGACGTCGTCAAGTACGGACCGGCGACCTTCACGCTCGCCAACGGATCCACGGCGCCAAACCCGCTGCGGACCCGCAACCGCTACGTCTTCAGCAACCGCGGTGAGGGCCAGGTGCAGTCACCGACGATCACGACCGCCGGCTTGAAGCTCGGCAAGGTCGTGAAGTACGATCGTTACCAGGTCGAGGTCGCGGCGAACATCTACAACCTGTTCAACGGTGGCAACTACACCCAGTACAACTACAACAGTGCGTACCAGAGCTGGAGCTCGAACTTCCTGCTGATGGCCAATCAGCAGCCGGCGCGGGCATTCCAGTTGACGATCGTCGGCCGGTTCTAA
- a CDS encoding cupin domain-containing protein — MRTVAVVFFVTVISGSLAAQAPTPPPTDRSKATHFTAADLQAAIAKLPAERPASSVRVFSLAPYNVAVERRLPQLQGASLHEAQAELFYVIEGSATMLTGGTLIAPTRNGSNLQGTGIEGGTRNVFNKGDFIMVPSGVPHQFVDITSPVQVMSMYLPNPH, encoded by the coding sequence GTGAGAACTGTCGCTGTCGTCTTCTTTGTCACCGTGATATCGGGCTCGCTGGCCGCACAGGCACCCACGCCACCACCGACGGATCGCAGCAAGGCGACCCACTTCACGGCGGCCGACCTGCAAGCGGCGATCGCCAAGCTGCCGGCCGAGCGGCCGGCGTCGTCCGTGCGGGTGTTTTCGCTGGCGCCGTACAACGTGGCCGTGGAGCGGCGCCTGCCGCAGCTGCAGGGCGCGTCGTTGCACGAGGCGCAGGCGGAACTGTTCTACGTGATCGAAGGCTCGGCGACGATGCTCACCGGCGGGACGCTGATTGCGCCGACCCGCAACGGCAGCAACCTGCAGGGCACGGGCATCGAGGGCGGGACGCGCAACGTCTTCAACAAGGGCGACTTCATCATGGTGCCCTCCGGTGTGCCGCACCAGTTCGTGGACATCACGTCGCCGGTGCAAGTGATGTCGATGTACCTGCCTAATCCTCACTAA
- a CDS encoding alpha/beta hydrolase encodes MIVALGSVAVIAGVLALMWTMQRRLMYFPTRSVPAPGAVGLANVEPVTFETTDGLRLRGWFLAASGPPPRVTVLVFPGNGGNRAHRAPLAAALHRHGVHVLLVDYRGYGGNPGAPTENGLAADSRAARAYLAGRTDVDRSRIVYFGESLGTAVAIDLAVEHPPAALILRSPFTSMVDVGQHHYPILPVRVLLRDRFAAIDRIPRIHVPLLVIAGGLDGIVPIENSRRLYDAAAGPKALLVIPDADHNDYELLAGDEMVRAIVQFLRFLM; translated from the coding sequence ATGATCGTTGCGCTCGGGTCGGTGGCCGTGATCGCTGGTGTCCTCGCGCTCATGTGGACGATGCAGCGCCGCTTGATGTATTTCCCAACGCGCTCGGTGCCGGCGCCCGGTGCAGTCGGCCTCGCCAACGTTGAGCCGGTGACGTTCGAGACGACCGACGGGCTCAGGCTCCGGGGCTGGTTCCTCGCGGCCTCCGGACCCCCACCGCGCGTCACCGTCCTGGTCTTCCCCGGTAACGGCGGCAACCGGGCTCACCGGGCGCCCCTGGCGGCGGCACTTCATCGGCACGGCGTGCATGTCCTGCTGGTCGATTATCGGGGCTACGGCGGCAACCCCGGCGCGCCGACCGAGAACGGGCTGGCCGCAGACAGCCGCGCCGCCCGCGCGTACCTGGCCGGGCGCACCGACGTCGATCGGTCGCGGATCGTGTACTTCGGCGAGTCGCTGGGGACGGCGGTGGCCATCGACCTCGCCGTCGAGCACCCACCTGCAGCGCTGATCCTGCGATCGCCGTTCACATCCATGGTCGACGTGGGACAGCATCACTATCCGATTCTGCCGGTACGTGTCCTGCTCCGGGACCGATTCGCGGCCATCGATCGCATCCCGCGGATCCATGTCCCCCTGCTGGTCATCGCCGGTGGACTGGATGGGATCGTGCCGATCGAGAACAGCCGGCGCCTCTACGATGCCGCGGCGGGTCCCAAGGCGCTGCTCGTGATCCCCGACGCCGATCATAATGACTACGAGTTGCTCGCGGGCGACGAAATGGTCCGGGCCATCGTCCAGTTTCTCCGGTTTCTGATGTAA
- a CDS encoding DUF2784 family protein: MKILNLGLFVLHTSWIAFNCLGWAWRRTRRWQLLTLTLTALSWFGLGIWYGWGYCPFTDWHWQVRSRLGYADPPSSTTSTERVVSDPERTARFKREAQILAASPVSRGSCPLAGSLASEPALE, encoded by the coding sequence TTGAAGATACTGAATCTCGGCCTGTTCGTGCTCCACACCTCGTGGATCGCCTTCAATTGCCTCGGCTGGGCCTGGCGGCGGACGCGGCGTTGGCAGCTCCTGACCTTGACGCTCACCGCGCTCTCCTGGTTCGGGTTGGGGATCTGGTATGGCTGGGGATACTGCCCCTTCACCGACTGGCACTGGCAGGTGCGATCGCGGCTGGGCTACGCCGATCCGCCGTCGAGCACGACGTCAACCGAAAGAGTCGTCAGCGATCCCGAGCGCACGGCGCGCTTCAAGCGCGAAGCCCAGATCCTGGCGGCGTCTCCCGTCAGCCGCGGATCCTGTCCGCTGGCCGGCTCACTTGCCTCTGAGCCAGCTCTGGAGTAG
- a CDS encoding histidinol-phosphate transaminase — MALSRREFVRRFGAGGAAVASAGHIIGYGREELLAFVGEAQGRQPMPAGMIKLSSNENLRGPSPKVIEALRQHPSKDLGLGYPPPTLQAFVETVATFSGAKPENVIISTGSGEILTAAVMAYCTKDRAFVTADPSYSQPAGTARQINAPVKLTPVDARLRLDLEALIRGAVGSGLVFLCNPNNPTSSVHTMADIEQAVRIIKQRSPETAVLIDEAYLEYATLPGSGSMVKLALELPGVFISRTFSKAYGMAGLRLGYAVGQAETMEKVGRAWGLGSINELQAVAGIAALNDTAHMAWEKGENTRVRDWTQAQFKAMGFDSPDSQTNFIFVNIRKPAVQFRDACRAQGVAVGRDFPPMEKTYARISLGTMDDMERAMVVFKKVLGA, encoded by the coding sequence ATGGCGCTTTCACGACGTGAGTTCGTTCGGCGGTTCGGTGCGGGTGGGGCGGCAGTCGCCTCGGCGGGGCACATCATCGGCTACGGCCGAGAAGAGTTGCTGGCCTTTGTCGGCGAGGCCCAGGGGCGCCAGCCGATGCCGGCCGGCATGATCAAGCTCAGTAGCAACGAAAACCTGAGGGGCCCGAGCCCGAAGGTGATCGAGGCGCTGCGGCAGCATCCGTCGAAGGATCTCGGGCTCGGCTATCCGCCGCCCACCCTCCAGGCCTTCGTCGAGACGGTCGCCACCTTCTCGGGCGCGAAGCCCGAGAACGTCATCATCTCCACCGGGTCCGGTGAGATCCTGACCGCGGCGGTCATGGCCTACTGCACGAAGGACCGCGCGTTCGTTACCGCGGACCCGTCGTACTCCCAGCCCGCCGGCACGGCCCGCCAGATCAACGCGCCGGTGAAGTTGACCCCGGTTGACGCGCGCCTCCGTCTCGATCTCGAGGCGCTGATCCGCGGCGCCGTCGGCTCCGGCCTCGTGTTCCTGTGCAATCCCAACAACCCGACGTCGAGCGTGCATACGATGGCCGACATCGAGCAGGCCGTCCGCATCATCAAGCAGCGTTCGCCCGAGACGGCGGTCCTGATCGACGAGGCCTACCTCGAGTACGCCACGTTGCCCGGTTCTGGCTCGATGGTGAAACTGGCGCTCGAACTGCCGGGCGTGTTCATCTCGCGCACGTTCTCGAAGGCGTACGGCATGGCCGGGCTGCGCCTGGGCTACGCGGTGGGCCAGGCCGAGACGATGGAGAAGGTCGGACGTGCCTGGGGCCTGGGCAGTATCAACGAACTGCAGGCGGTCGCCGGCATCGCCGCCTTGAACGACACCGCCCACATGGCGTGGGAGAAGGGCGAGAACACGCGCGTGCGCGACTGGACCCAGGCGCAGTTCAAGGCCATGGGCTTCGACTCGCCCGATTCGCAGACCAACTTTATCTTCGTCAACATCCGCAAGCCCGCGGTGCAGTTCCGCGATGCCTGCCGCGCCCAGGGCGTGGCGGTCGGCCGCGACTTCCCGCCGATGGAGAAGACCTACGCCCGCATCTCGCTCGGCACCATGGACGACATGGAGCGCGCGATGGTGGTGTTCAAGAAGGTGCTCGGCGCCTGA
- a CDS encoding NADH:flavin oxidoreductase/NADH oxidase: protein MPHLFEPLTIRSQTFTNRVFVSPMCEYSSDDGFANDWHLVHLGSRAVGGAGLVLTEATAVTPEGRISPQDLGIWKDDHVDFLSRIVRFIHGQGSVAGMQLAHAGRKASTYRPWSGTGAIAVADGGWSEVLAPSAVPFADNYVVPQALTVEGIARVTTAFVDAARRALAAGVRVIEIHAAHGYLLHEFLSPLSNQRDDRYGGSFDNRTRFVREVVTAVRGVWPENLPLFVRISATDWLEGGWDLEQSVALARQLKALGVDFIDCSSGGNAARAQIPVGPGYQAPFAERIRRDAGIPTGAVGLITEPSQAEQIVSSGQADAVLLARELLRDPYFPLRAAQALGQEIAWPAQYLRAGPQGAIARSSL from the coding sequence ATGCCGCACCTCTTTGAACCCCTCACCATCCGCAGCCAGACCTTCACCAACCGCGTGTTCGTGTCGCCGATGTGTGAGTACTCGAGCGACGATGGCTTCGCGAACGACTGGCACCTGGTGCATCTGGGCAGCCGCGCCGTCGGCGGCGCCGGCCTCGTGCTGACCGAGGCCACGGCGGTCACGCCCGAGGGCCGGATCAGCCCGCAGGACCTGGGCATCTGGAAGGACGATCACGTCGACTTCCTGTCGCGCATCGTGCGCTTCATTCATGGGCAGGGCAGCGTCGCCGGGATGCAGCTGGCGCATGCCGGCCGCAAGGCCAGCACCTATCGGCCCTGGAGCGGAACCGGGGCGATCGCGGTGGCCGACGGTGGCTGGTCCGAGGTGCTCGCGCCAAGCGCGGTGCCGTTTGCCGACAACTATGTGGTGCCGCAGGCGTTGACCGTGGAGGGCATTGCGCGCGTAACGACGGCGTTCGTCGACGCCGCGCGGCGCGCGCTGGCCGCGGGCGTGCGCGTCATCGAGATCCACGCCGCGCATGGCTACCTGCTGCACGAGTTCCTGTCGCCGCTCAGCAACCAGCGCGACGACCGCTACGGCGGGTCGTTCGACAACCGCACGCGGTTCGTGCGCGAAGTGGTCACCGCCGTACGCGGCGTGTGGCCCGAGAACCTGCCGCTGTTCGTTCGCATCTCGGCGACCGATTGGCTCGAGGGCGGCTGGGACCTCGAGCAGTCGGTGGCACTGGCGCGCCAGTTGAAGGCGCTCGGCGTGGACTTCATCGATTGCTCGTCAGGCGGCAACGCCGCGCGGGCGCAAATTCCGGTGGGACCCGGCTACCAGGCGCCGTTCGCCGAGCGCATTCGCCGCGATGCCGGGATTCCGACCGGCGCGGTGGGGCTCATCACCGAGCCGTCGCAAGCGGAGCAGATCGTGTCGAGCGGCCAGGCCGACGCCGTGTTACTGGCCCGCGAGTTGTTGCGTGACCCGTACTTCCCGCTGCGCGCGGCACAAGCGTTGGGGCAGGAGATCGCGTGGCCGGCCCAGTACCTGCGCGCCGGGCCCCAGGGTGCGATCGCGCGTTCGTCACTATAA